Proteins co-encoded in one Columba livia isolate bColLiv1 breed racing homer chromosome 14, bColLiv1.pat.W.v2, whole genome shotgun sequence genomic window:
- the SH3PXD2B gene encoding SH3 and PX domain-containing protein 2B isoform X7: protein MPRRSIAEVKVLDVQKRRIPNKHYVYIIKVTWSNGSTEVIYRRYSKFFDLQMQMLDKFPMEGGQKDPKQRIIPFLPGKILFRRSHIRDVAVKRLIPIDEYCKALIQLPPYISQCEEVLQFFETRPDDLTPPKEEPIGKKRSGADSASADPLVLEQYVVVANYQKQESSEISLCVGQLVDIIEKNESGWWFVSTSEEQGWVPATCLEAQDGVQDEFSMQPDEEEKYTVIYPYTARDQDEMNLDRGAVVEVIQKNLEGWWKIRYQGQEGWAPASYLKKGNGEMFSPKLGSGSSAHSCALDLDGISRQQVVVSREKDGLAGQRDGRFDSRPLPNADIRRKSPKMRQRPPPRRDLTIPRGLNLPKPPVPPQVEEEYYTIADFQTTIPDGISFQAGMKVEVIEKNLSGWWYIQIEEKEGWAPATFIDKYKKTSNASRPNFLAPLPNEMAQLRLGDATADSSTGEEVTGPCRPLPEAPPNGTDCGGKWAKDWKGKEAPESGDLALTSGYEEILDRDAEEKPSLPPRKESIIKSEGELLERQRPPPKPPGMILPMIPPKQSVAPKDSKKPELKPEKGKLFQLKNEMGLECGHKVSAKEVKKPNLRPIVKPTKPKAEPVEEKPEPIAQNPFLKSRPQIRPKPAAAPRTDPAPADDKLDICSLRSKLRPAKCPEKPSEQDAAAGESSLANATVSSEASGRFQERPSVESKPLPKVDSHAMKEVLPKSPLGPANTPGARDPPPQRPVVPPRRPPPPKKTGAPASGPMAELRAPAREAPEIRSSPVPGRPMLVPPKAKPFLAASIQDEAKVKGSISPKVISKPVERGEAKERTSAPVPSPDISRDALYVAVADFEGDEETNSFKEGTLFEVREKNSSGWWFCKVLTGGPCWEGWIPSNYLRKKP from the exons GGAAGATCCTCTTCCGCCGGAGTCACATCCGTGATGTTGCGGTCAAGCGCCTGATACCCATTGATGAATACTGCAAG GCTCTGATCCAGCTGCCTCCCTACATCTCCCAGTGTGAGGAGGTCCTCCAGTTCTTTGAGACACGACCGGACGACTTGACACCCCCCAAAGA gGAGCCCATTGGAAAGAAGAGGTCTG GAGCTGACTCTGCATCAGCCGACCCCTTGGTGCTGGAGCAGTATGTGGTGGTGGCGAACTACCAGAAGCAGGAGAGCTCTGAGATCAGCCTGTGCGTGGGCCAGTTGGTGGATATCATCGAGAAGAATGAATCAG gCTGGTGGTTTGTGAGCACGTCGGAGGAGCAAGGTTGGGTGCCAGCGACCTGCCTGGAGGCCCAGGATGGTGTCCAGGATGAGTTCTCAATGCAGCCTGATGAAG AGGAGAAGTACACCGTTATTTACCCGTACACCGCCAGAGACCAGGATGAAATGAACCTGGACCGAGGGGCTGTGGTGGAGGTGATCCAGAAGAACCTGGAGGGCTGGTGGAAAATCAG GTACCAGGGCCAGGAAGGCTGGGCCCCCGCCTCCTACCTCAAAAAGGGGAATGGAGAAATGTTCTCGCCGAAGCTGGGGTCAGGCTCCTCCGCTCATTCGTGTGCCTTGGATCTGGATGGCATCTCCCGGCAGCAGGTCGTGGTGAGCCGAGAGAAGGATGGGCTCGCTGGCCAAAGGGATGGGAGATTCGACAGCCGCCCCCTGCCCAATGCTGACATCCGACGCA AGTCACCAAAGATGAGGCAGAGACCCCCTCCTCGCCGAGACCTCACCATA CCACGTGGTTTGAACCTGCCTAAACCTCCTGTCCCtcctcaagtggaagaggaatATTACACCATCGCTGACTTCCAGACCACCATCCCTGACGGCATCAGCTTCCAGGCAGGAATGAAAGTAGAG GTTATTGAGAAGAACCTGAGCGGCTGGTGGTACATTCAGATTGAGGAGAAGGAAGGCTGGGCCCCCGCCACGTTCATCGATAAGTACAAGAAAACCAGCAACGCGTCGAGGCCGAATTTCCTGGCCCCGCTCCCCAACGAGATGGCCCAGCTCCGGCTCGGCGACGCCACGGCTGACAGCAGCACCGGCGAGGAGGTGACGGGACCATGCCGTCCCCTGCCAGAGGCTCCTCCTAATGGTACGGACTGCGGTGGGAAGTGGGCCAAAGACTGGAAGGGGAAGGAGGCTCCCGAGAGTGGGGACCTGGCCCTCACCAGTGGCTATGAGGAGATCTTGGACCGCGACGCAGAGGAGAAGCCCAGCCTGCCACCCAGGAAGGAGTCCATCATTAAATCAGAAGGCGAGTTACTGGAGAGGCAGAGGCCTCCCCCCAAGCCCCCAGGCATGATTTTGCCCATGATCCCACCCAAGCAATCGGTGGCCCCAAAGGACAGCAAGAAGCCTGAGCTGAAACCAGAGAAGGGTAAactcttccagctgaaaaacGAAATGGGGCTGGAATGCGGACACAAGGTGTCAGCCAAGGAGGTGAAGAAGCCAAACCTGCGGCCCATTGTCAAGCCAACCAAGCCAAAAGCTGAGCccgtggaggagaaacctgagccCATTGCCCAGAATCCATTCTTGAAGTCAAGACCGCAGATCAGGCCAAAacctgctgcagccccccggACTGACCCAGCCCCAGCTGATGATAAACTTGACATTTGCAGCCTGCGGAGCAAGCTCAGACCTGCAAAGTGCCCGGAGAAACCTTCTGAGCAGGACGCTGCTGCCGGCGAAAGTTCCTTGGCTAATGCCACGGTCTCTTCAGAGGCTTCTGGAAGGTTTCAGGAGCGACCGAGCGTGGAGAGCAAACCCCTGCCCAAGGTGGACAGCCACGCCATGAAAGAGGTGCTGCCCAAATCTCCCCTGGGCCCAGCAAACACCCCCGGTGCCAGGGACCCCCCGCCGCAGCGCCCTGTTGTGCCACCCCGCAGACCCCCCCCTCCCAAGAAAACAGGGGCTCCTGCCTCTGGCCCCATGGCGGAGCTCAGGGCCCCAGCACGGGAAGCACCCGAAATCAGGTCATCCCCAGTGCCGGGGAGGCCCATGCTGGTTCCTCCGAAAGCCAAGCCATTCCTCGCTGCCTCCATCCAAGACGAAGCCAAAGTGAAAGGCAGCATAAGCCCAAAGGTCATATCTAAGCCAGTGGAGAGAGGGGAAGCCAAGGAGAGGACCTCAGCCCCTGTCCCCAGTCCGgacatctccagggatgctcTCTATGTGGCAGTGGCGGATTTTGAAGGTGATGAGGAAACCAACAGCTTTAAAGAAGGGACTTTGTTTGAAGTTCGTGAGAAGAACAGCAGTGGCTGGTGGTTTTGCAAGGTCCTGACTGGGGGGCCGTGCTGGGAGGGCTGGATCCCTTCCAATTACCTACGGAAGAAGCCATAG
- the SH3PXD2B gene encoding SH3 and PX domain-containing protein 2B isoform X1: MPRRSIAEVKVLDVQKRRIPNKHYVYIIKVTWSNGSTEVIYRRYSKFFDLQMQMLDKFPMEGGQKDPKQRIIPFLPGKILFRRSHIRDVAVKRLIPIDEYCKALIQLPPYISQCEEVLQFFETRPDDLTPPKEEPIGKKRSGFIQRTASFLQRAGAKLLCASVAVVELFGRLCEQEGADSASADPLVLEQYVVVANYQKQESSEISLCVGQLVDIIEKNESGWWFVSTSEEQGWVPATCLEAQDGVQDEFSMQPDEVPRRYWSLPRHVGCRRTLGDLYTSGWGQEEKYTVIYPYTARDQDEMNLDRGAVVEVIQKNLEGWWKIRYQGQEGWAPASYLKKGNGEMFSPKLGSGSSAHSCALDLDGISRQQVVVSREKDGLAGQRDGRFDSRPLPNADIRRKSPKMRQRPPPRRDLTIPRGLNLPKPPVPPQVEEEYYTIADFQTTIPDGISFQAGMKVEVIEKNLSGWWYIQIEEKEGWAPATFIDKYKKTSNASRPNFLAPLPNEMAQLRLGDATADSSTGEEVTGPCRPLPEAPPNGTDCGGKWAKDWKGKEAPESGDLALTSGYEEILDRDAEEKPSLPPRKESIIKSEGELLERQRPPPKPPGMILPMIPPKQSVAPKDSKKPELKPEKGKLFQLKNEMGLECGHKVSAKEVKKPNLRPIVKPTKPKAEPVEEKPEPIAQNPFLKSRPQIRPKPAAAPRTDPAPADDKLDICSLRSKLRPAKCPEKPSEQDAAAGESSLANATVSSEASGRFQERPSVESKPLPKVDSHAMKEVLPKSPLGPANTPGARDPPPQRPVVPPRRPPPPKKTGAPASGPMAELRAPAREAPEIRSSPVPGRPMLVPPKAKPFLAASIQDEAKVKGSISPKVISKPVERGEAKERTSAPVPSPDISRDALYVAVADFEGDEETNSFKEGTLFEVREKNSSGWWFCKVLTGGPCWEGWIPSNYLRKKP; this comes from the exons GGAAGATCCTCTTCCGCCGGAGTCACATCCGTGATGTTGCGGTCAAGCGCCTGATACCCATTGATGAATACTGCAAG GCTCTGATCCAGCTGCCTCCCTACATCTCCCAGTGTGAGGAGGTCCTCCAGTTCTTTGAGACACGACCGGACGACTTGACACCCCCCAAAGA gGAGCCCATTGGAAAGAAGAGGTCTG GGTTTATCCAGAGAACGGCCTCTTTCCTGCAGAGAG CAGGAGCCAAGCTGCTGTGCGCATCCGTGGCGGTGGTGGAGTTGTTTGGACGGCTCTGTGAGCAGGAAG GAGCTGACTCTGCATCAGCCGACCCCTTGGTGCTGGAGCAGTATGTGGTGGTGGCGAACTACCAGAAGCAGGAGAGCTCTGAGATCAGCCTGTGCGTGGGCCAGTTGGTGGATATCATCGAGAAGAATGAATCAG gCTGGTGGTTTGTGAGCACGTCGGAGGAGCAAGGTTGGGTGCCAGCGACCTGCCTGGAGGCCCAGGATGGTGTCCAGGATGAGTTCTCAATGCAGCCTGATGAAG TCCCACGGAGATACTGGTCTCTGCCCAGGCACGTTGGCTGCCGTCGGACTCTTGGGGACTTGTACACCAGTGGATGGGGTCAAG AGGAGAAGTACACCGTTATTTACCCGTACACCGCCAGAGACCAGGATGAAATGAACCTGGACCGAGGGGCTGTGGTGGAGGTGATCCAGAAGAACCTGGAGGGCTGGTGGAAAATCAG GTACCAGGGCCAGGAAGGCTGGGCCCCCGCCTCCTACCTCAAAAAGGGGAATGGAGAAATGTTCTCGCCGAAGCTGGGGTCAGGCTCCTCCGCTCATTCGTGTGCCTTGGATCTGGATGGCATCTCCCGGCAGCAGGTCGTGGTGAGCCGAGAGAAGGATGGGCTCGCTGGCCAAAGGGATGGGAGATTCGACAGCCGCCCCCTGCCCAATGCTGACATCCGACGCA AGTCACCAAAGATGAGGCAGAGACCCCCTCCTCGCCGAGACCTCACCATA CCACGTGGTTTGAACCTGCCTAAACCTCCTGTCCCtcctcaagtggaagaggaatATTACACCATCGCTGACTTCCAGACCACCATCCCTGACGGCATCAGCTTCCAGGCAGGAATGAAAGTAGAG GTTATTGAGAAGAACCTGAGCGGCTGGTGGTACATTCAGATTGAGGAGAAGGAAGGCTGGGCCCCCGCCACGTTCATCGATAAGTACAAGAAAACCAGCAACGCGTCGAGGCCGAATTTCCTGGCCCCGCTCCCCAACGAGATGGCCCAGCTCCGGCTCGGCGACGCCACGGCTGACAGCAGCACCGGCGAGGAGGTGACGGGACCATGCCGTCCCCTGCCAGAGGCTCCTCCTAATGGTACGGACTGCGGTGGGAAGTGGGCCAAAGACTGGAAGGGGAAGGAGGCTCCCGAGAGTGGGGACCTGGCCCTCACCAGTGGCTATGAGGAGATCTTGGACCGCGACGCAGAGGAGAAGCCCAGCCTGCCACCCAGGAAGGAGTCCATCATTAAATCAGAAGGCGAGTTACTGGAGAGGCAGAGGCCTCCCCCCAAGCCCCCAGGCATGATTTTGCCCATGATCCCACCCAAGCAATCGGTGGCCCCAAAGGACAGCAAGAAGCCTGAGCTGAAACCAGAGAAGGGTAAactcttccagctgaaaaacGAAATGGGGCTGGAATGCGGACACAAGGTGTCAGCCAAGGAGGTGAAGAAGCCAAACCTGCGGCCCATTGTCAAGCCAACCAAGCCAAAAGCTGAGCccgtggaggagaaacctgagccCATTGCCCAGAATCCATTCTTGAAGTCAAGACCGCAGATCAGGCCAAAacctgctgcagccccccggACTGACCCAGCCCCAGCTGATGATAAACTTGACATTTGCAGCCTGCGGAGCAAGCTCAGACCTGCAAAGTGCCCGGAGAAACCTTCTGAGCAGGACGCTGCTGCCGGCGAAAGTTCCTTGGCTAATGCCACGGTCTCTTCAGAGGCTTCTGGAAGGTTTCAGGAGCGACCGAGCGTGGAGAGCAAACCCCTGCCCAAGGTGGACAGCCACGCCATGAAAGAGGTGCTGCCCAAATCTCCCCTGGGCCCAGCAAACACCCCCGGTGCCAGGGACCCCCCGCCGCAGCGCCCTGTTGTGCCACCCCGCAGACCCCCCCCTCCCAAGAAAACAGGGGCTCCTGCCTCTGGCCCCATGGCGGAGCTCAGGGCCCCAGCACGGGAAGCACCCGAAATCAGGTCATCCCCAGTGCCGGGGAGGCCCATGCTGGTTCCTCCGAAAGCCAAGCCATTCCTCGCTGCCTCCATCCAAGACGAAGCCAAAGTGAAAGGCAGCATAAGCCCAAAGGTCATATCTAAGCCAGTGGAGAGAGGGGAAGCCAAGGAGAGGACCTCAGCCCCTGTCCCCAGTCCGgacatctccagggatgctcTCTATGTGGCAGTGGCGGATTTTGAAGGTGATGAGGAAACCAACAGCTTTAAAGAAGGGACTTTGTTTGAAGTTCGTGAGAAGAACAGCAGTGGCTGGTGGTTTTGCAAGGTCCTGACTGGGGGGCCGTGCTGGGAGGGCTGGATCCCTTCCAATTACCTACGGAAGAAGCCATAG
- the SH3PXD2B gene encoding SH3 and PX domain-containing protein 2B isoform X2 codes for MPRRSIAEVKVLDVQKRRIPNKHYVYIIKVTWSNGSTEVIYRRYSKFFDLQMQMLDKFPMEGGQKDPKQRIIPFLPGKILFRRSHIRDVAVKRLIPIDEYCKALIQLPPYISQCEEVLQFFETRPDDLTPPKEEPIGKKRSAGAKLLCASVAVVELFGRLCEQEGADSASADPLVLEQYVVVANYQKQESSEISLCVGQLVDIIEKNESGWWFVSTSEEQGWVPATCLEAQDGVQDEFSMQPDEVPRRYWSLPRHVGCRRTLGDLYTSGWGQEEKYTVIYPYTARDQDEMNLDRGAVVEVIQKNLEGWWKIRYQGQEGWAPASYLKKGNGEMFSPKLGSGSSAHSCALDLDGISRQQVVVSREKDGLAGQRDGRFDSRPLPNADIRRKSPKMRQRPPPRRDLTIPRGLNLPKPPVPPQVEEEYYTIADFQTTIPDGISFQAGMKVEVIEKNLSGWWYIQIEEKEGWAPATFIDKYKKTSNASRPNFLAPLPNEMAQLRLGDATADSSTGEEVTGPCRPLPEAPPNGTDCGGKWAKDWKGKEAPESGDLALTSGYEEILDRDAEEKPSLPPRKESIIKSEGELLERQRPPPKPPGMILPMIPPKQSVAPKDSKKPELKPEKGKLFQLKNEMGLECGHKVSAKEVKKPNLRPIVKPTKPKAEPVEEKPEPIAQNPFLKSRPQIRPKPAAAPRTDPAPADDKLDICSLRSKLRPAKCPEKPSEQDAAAGESSLANATVSSEASGRFQERPSVESKPLPKVDSHAMKEVLPKSPLGPANTPGARDPPPQRPVVPPRRPPPPKKTGAPASGPMAELRAPAREAPEIRSSPVPGRPMLVPPKAKPFLAASIQDEAKVKGSISPKVISKPVERGEAKERTSAPVPSPDISRDALYVAVADFEGDEETNSFKEGTLFEVREKNSSGWWFCKVLTGGPCWEGWIPSNYLRKKP; via the exons GGAAGATCCTCTTCCGCCGGAGTCACATCCGTGATGTTGCGGTCAAGCGCCTGATACCCATTGATGAATACTGCAAG GCTCTGATCCAGCTGCCTCCCTACATCTCCCAGTGTGAGGAGGTCCTCCAGTTCTTTGAGACACGACCGGACGACTTGACACCCCCCAAAGA gGAGCCCATTGGAAAGAAGAGGTCTG CAGGAGCCAAGCTGCTGTGCGCATCCGTGGCGGTGGTGGAGTTGTTTGGACGGCTCTGTGAGCAGGAAG GAGCTGACTCTGCATCAGCCGACCCCTTGGTGCTGGAGCAGTATGTGGTGGTGGCGAACTACCAGAAGCAGGAGAGCTCTGAGATCAGCCTGTGCGTGGGCCAGTTGGTGGATATCATCGAGAAGAATGAATCAG gCTGGTGGTTTGTGAGCACGTCGGAGGAGCAAGGTTGGGTGCCAGCGACCTGCCTGGAGGCCCAGGATGGTGTCCAGGATGAGTTCTCAATGCAGCCTGATGAAG TCCCACGGAGATACTGGTCTCTGCCCAGGCACGTTGGCTGCCGTCGGACTCTTGGGGACTTGTACACCAGTGGATGGGGTCAAG AGGAGAAGTACACCGTTATTTACCCGTACACCGCCAGAGACCAGGATGAAATGAACCTGGACCGAGGGGCTGTGGTGGAGGTGATCCAGAAGAACCTGGAGGGCTGGTGGAAAATCAG GTACCAGGGCCAGGAAGGCTGGGCCCCCGCCTCCTACCTCAAAAAGGGGAATGGAGAAATGTTCTCGCCGAAGCTGGGGTCAGGCTCCTCCGCTCATTCGTGTGCCTTGGATCTGGATGGCATCTCCCGGCAGCAGGTCGTGGTGAGCCGAGAGAAGGATGGGCTCGCTGGCCAAAGGGATGGGAGATTCGACAGCCGCCCCCTGCCCAATGCTGACATCCGACGCA AGTCACCAAAGATGAGGCAGAGACCCCCTCCTCGCCGAGACCTCACCATA CCACGTGGTTTGAACCTGCCTAAACCTCCTGTCCCtcctcaagtggaagaggaatATTACACCATCGCTGACTTCCAGACCACCATCCCTGACGGCATCAGCTTCCAGGCAGGAATGAAAGTAGAG GTTATTGAGAAGAACCTGAGCGGCTGGTGGTACATTCAGATTGAGGAGAAGGAAGGCTGGGCCCCCGCCACGTTCATCGATAAGTACAAGAAAACCAGCAACGCGTCGAGGCCGAATTTCCTGGCCCCGCTCCCCAACGAGATGGCCCAGCTCCGGCTCGGCGACGCCACGGCTGACAGCAGCACCGGCGAGGAGGTGACGGGACCATGCCGTCCCCTGCCAGAGGCTCCTCCTAATGGTACGGACTGCGGTGGGAAGTGGGCCAAAGACTGGAAGGGGAAGGAGGCTCCCGAGAGTGGGGACCTGGCCCTCACCAGTGGCTATGAGGAGATCTTGGACCGCGACGCAGAGGAGAAGCCCAGCCTGCCACCCAGGAAGGAGTCCATCATTAAATCAGAAGGCGAGTTACTGGAGAGGCAGAGGCCTCCCCCCAAGCCCCCAGGCATGATTTTGCCCATGATCCCACCCAAGCAATCGGTGGCCCCAAAGGACAGCAAGAAGCCTGAGCTGAAACCAGAGAAGGGTAAactcttccagctgaaaaacGAAATGGGGCTGGAATGCGGACACAAGGTGTCAGCCAAGGAGGTGAAGAAGCCAAACCTGCGGCCCATTGTCAAGCCAACCAAGCCAAAAGCTGAGCccgtggaggagaaacctgagccCATTGCCCAGAATCCATTCTTGAAGTCAAGACCGCAGATCAGGCCAAAacctgctgcagccccccggACTGACCCAGCCCCAGCTGATGATAAACTTGACATTTGCAGCCTGCGGAGCAAGCTCAGACCTGCAAAGTGCCCGGAGAAACCTTCTGAGCAGGACGCTGCTGCCGGCGAAAGTTCCTTGGCTAATGCCACGGTCTCTTCAGAGGCTTCTGGAAGGTTTCAGGAGCGACCGAGCGTGGAGAGCAAACCCCTGCCCAAGGTGGACAGCCACGCCATGAAAGAGGTGCTGCCCAAATCTCCCCTGGGCCCAGCAAACACCCCCGGTGCCAGGGACCCCCCGCCGCAGCGCCCTGTTGTGCCACCCCGCAGACCCCCCCCTCCCAAGAAAACAGGGGCTCCTGCCTCTGGCCCCATGGCGGAGCTCAGGGCCCCAGCACGGGAAGCACCCGAAATCAGGTCATCCCCAGTGCCGGGGAGGCCCATGCTGGTTCCTCCGAAAGCCAAGCCATTCCTCGCTGCCTCCATCCAAGACGAAGCCAAAGTGAAAGGCAGCATAAGCCCAAAGGTCATATCTAAGCCAGTGGAGAGAGGGGAAGCCAAGGAGAGGACCTCAGCCCCTGTCCCCAGTCCGgacatctccagggatgctcTCTATGTGGCAGTGGCGGATTTTGAAGGTGATGAGGAAACCAACAGCTTTAAAGAAGGGACTTTGTTTGAAGTTCGTGAGAAGAACAGCAGTGGCTGGTGGTTTTGCAAGGTCCTGACTGGGGGGCCGTGCTGGGAGGGCTGGATCCCTTCCAATTACCTACGGAAGAAGCCATAG
- the SH3PXD2B gene encoding SH3 and PX domain-containing protein 2B isoform X3 yields the protein MEEKVYIIKVTWSNGSTEVIYRRYSKFFDLQMQMLDKFPMEGGQKDPKQRIIPFLPGKILFRRSHIRDVAVKRLIPIDEYCKALIQLPPYISQCEEVLQFFETRPDDLTPPKEEPIGKKRSGFIQRTASFLQRAGAKLLCASVAVVELFGRLCEQEGADSASADPLVLEQYVVVANYQKQESSEISLCVGQLVDIIEKNESGWWFVSTSEEQGWVPATCLEAQDGVQDEFSMQPDEVPRRYWSLPRHVGCRRTLGDLYTSGWGQEEKYTVIYPYTARDQDEMNLDRGAVVEVIQKNLEGWWKIRYQGQEGWAPASYLKKGNGEMFSPKLGSGSSAHSCALDLDGISRQQVVVSREKDGLAGQRDGRFDSRPLPNADIRRKSPKMRQRPPPRRDLTIPRGLNLPKPPVPPQVEEEYYTIADFQTTIPDGISFQAGMKVEVIEKNLSGWWYIQIEEKEGWAPATFIDKYKKTSNASRPNFLAPLPNEMAQLRLGDATADSSTGEEVTGPCRPLPEAPPNGTDCGGKWAKDWKGKEAPESGDLALTSGYEEILDRDAEEKPSLPPRKESIIKSEGELLERQRPPPKPPGMILPMIPPKQSVAPKDSKKPELKPEKGKLFQLKNEMGLECGHKVSAKEVKKPNLRPIVKPTKPKAEPVEEKPEPIAQNPFLKSRPQIRPKPAAAPRTDPAPADDKLDICSLRSKLRPAKCPEKPSEQDAAAGESSLANATVSSEASGRFQERPSVESKPLPKVDSHAMKEVLPKSPLGPANTPGARDPPPQRPVVPPRRPPPPKKTGAPASGPMAELRAPAREAPEIRSSPVPGRPMLVPPKAKPFLAASIQDEAKVKGSISPKVISKPVERGEAKERTSAPVPSPDISRDALYVAVADFEGDEETNSFKEGTLFEVREKNSSGWWFCKVLTGGPCWEGWIPSNYLRKKP from the exons GGAAGATCCTCTTCCGCCGGAGTCACATCCGTGATGTTGCGGTCAAGCGCCTGATACCCATTGATGAATACTGCAAG GCTCTGATCCAGCTGCCTCCCTACATCTCCCAGTGTGAGGAGGTCCTCCAGTTCTTTGAGACACGACCGGACGACTTGACACCCCCCAAAGA gGAGCCCATTGGAAAGAAGAGGTCTG GGTTTATCCAGAGAACGGCCTCTTTCCTGCAGAGAG CAGGAGCCAAGCTGCTGTGCGCATCCGTGGCGGTGGTGGAGTTGTTTGGACGGCTCTGTGAGCAGGAAG GAGCTGACTCTGCATCAGCCGACCCCTTGGTGCTGGAGCAGTATGTGGTGGTGGCGAACTACCAGAAGCAGGAGAGCTCTGAGATCAGCCTGTGCGTGGGCCAGTTGGTGGATATCATCGAGAAGAATGAATCAG gCTGGTGGTTTGTGAGCACGTCGGAGGAGCAAGGTTGGGTGCCAGCGACCTGCCTGGAGGCCCAGGATGGTGTCCAGGATGAGTTCTCAATGCAGCCTGATGAAG TCCCACGGAGATACTGGTCTCTGCCCAGGCACGTTGGCTGCCGTCGGACTCTTGGGGACTTGTACACCAGTGGATGGGGTCAAG AGGAGAAGTACACCGTTATTTACCCGTACACCGCCAGAGACCAGGATGAAATGAACCTGGACCGAGGGGCTGTGGTGGAGGTGATCCAGAAGAACCTGGAGGGCTGGTGGAAAATCAG GTACCAGGGCCAGGAAGGCTGGGCCCCCGCCTCCTACCTCAAAAAGGGGAATGGAGAAATGTTCTCGCCGAAGCTGGGGTCAGGCTCCTCCGCTCATTCGTGTGCCTTGGATCTGGATGGCATCTCCCGGCAGCAGGTCGTGGTGAGCCGAGAGAAGGATGGGCTCGCTGGCCAAAGGGATGGGAGATTCGACAGCCGCCCCCTGCCCAATGCTGACATCCGACGCA AGTCACCAAAGATGAGGCAGAGACCCCCTCCTCGCCGAGACCTCACCATA CCACGTGGTTTGAACCTGCCTAAACCTCCTGTCCCtcctcaagtggaagaggaatATTACACCATCGCTGACTTCCAGACCACCATCCCTGACGGCATCAGCTTCCAGGCAGGAATGAAAGTAGAG GTTATTGAGAAGAACCTGAGCGGCTGGTGGTACATTCAGATTGAGGAGAAGGAAGGCTGGGCCCCCGCCACGTTCATCGATAAGTACAAGAAAACCAGCAACGCGTCGAGGCCGAATTTCCTGGCCCCGCTCCCCAACGAGATGGCCCAGCTCCGGCTCGGCGACGCCACGGCTGACAGCAGCACCGGCGAGGAGGTGACGGGACCATGCCGTCCCCTGCCAGAGGCTCCTCCTAATGGTACGGACTGCGGTGGGAAGTGGGCCAAAGACTGGAAGGGGAAGGAGGCTCCCGAGAGTGGGGACCTGGCCCTCACCAGTGGCTATGAGGAGATCTTGGACCGCGACGCAGAGGAGAAGCCCAGCCTGCCACCCAGGAAGGAGTCCATCATTAAATCAGAAGGCGAGTTACTGGAGAGGCAGAGGCCTCCCCCCAAGCCCCCAGGCATGATTTTGCCCATGATCCCACCCAAGCAATCGGTGGCCCCAAAGGACAGCAAGAAGCCTGAGCTGAAACCAGAGAAGGGTAAactcttccagctgaaaaacGAAATGGGGCTGGAATGCGGACACAAGGTGTCAGCCAAGGAGGTGAAGAAGCCAAACCTGCGGCCCATTGTCAAGCCAACCAAGCCAAAAGCTGAGCccgtggaggagaaacctgagccCATTGCCCAGAATCCATTCTTGAAGTCAAGACCGCAGATCAGGCCAAAacctgctgcagccccccggACTGACCCAGCCCCAGCTGATGATAAACTTGACATTTGCAGCCTGCGGAGCAAGCTCAGACCTGCAAAGTGCCCGGAGAAACCTTCTGAGCAGGACGCTGCTGCCGGCGAAAGTTCCTTGGCTAATGCCACGGTCTCTTCAGAGGCTTCTGGAAGGTTTCAGGAGCGACCGAGCGTGGAGAGCAAACCCCTGCCCAAGGTGGACAGCCACGCCATGAAAGAGGTGCTGCCCAAATCTCCCCTGGGCCCAGCAAACACCCCCGGTGCCAGGGACCCCCCGCCGCAGCGCCCTGTTGTGCCACCCCGCAGACCCCCCCCTCCCAAGAAAACAGGGGCTCCTGCCTCTGGCCCCATGGCGGAGCTCAGGGCCCCAGCACGGGAAGCACCCGAAATCAGGTCATCCCCAGTGCCGGGGAGGCCCATGCTGGTTCCTCCGAAAGCCAAGCCATTCCTCGCTGCCTCCATCCAAGACGAAGCCAAAGTGAAAGGCAGCATAAGCCCAAAGGTCATATCTAAGCCAGTGGAGAGAGGGGAAGCCAAGGAGAGGACCTCAGCCCCTGTCCCCAGTCCGgacatctccagggatgctcTCTATGTGGCAGTGGCGGATTTTGAAGGTGATGAGGAAACCAACAGCTTTAAAGAAGGGACTTTGTTTGAAGTTCGTGAGAAGAACAGCAGTGGCTGGTGGTTTTGCAAGGTCCTGACTGGGGGGCCGTGCTGGGAGGGCTGGATCCCTTCCAATTACCTACGGAAGAAGCCATAG